In Thiovulum sp. ES, one DNA window encodes the following:
- a CDS encoding putative endonuclease containing a URI domain (PFAM: GIY-YIG catalytic domain), translating to MIYIGATNNLFRRIEEHKNRINPTSFTAKNHLDKLIYFEYFENIDDAFKREKQLKNWHRDWKFNLIKEKNPNFDEINLNDLF from the coding sequence ATGATTTATATTGGAGCAACAAATAATCTTTTTAGAAGAATCGAAGAGCATAAAAACAGAATAAACCCAACAAGTTTTACGGCAAAAAATCATTTGGATAAATTAATTTACTTTGAGTATTTTGAAAATATTGATGATGCTTTCAAAAGAGAAAAACAGTTGAAAAATTGGCACAGAGATTGGAAATTCAATTTAATAAAAGAGAAAAATCCAAACTTTGATGAAATCAACTTAAACG
- a CDS encoding hypothetical protein (PFAM: Caspase domain; Protein of unknown function (DUF1566); PEGA domain), which translates to MRIFLLTILVFSSLFSLDRAMRLKMKAEPKVALVVGNSSYSKSNYFDKLKNPINDVKKVAKKLRALDFTVIEAHNISDLELQEKLGKFYSLLRSQKEGVGLFYFAGHGIEVNGINYLIPNDISVSDEKYVPYRSTPLNPIIESMNETGKRLNIAVIDACRENPYRSTRNKKRGGLASFSASGTFIAYSAESGKVAHDGDGKLSPFADAFVKNIETPQTIERFFKAVRKDVYQKTDGKQTPVTHNLIRGDFYFKLPSEEELISAGGVSGKTTFTASNEERDEFFLTVSSNVSGFQIRVDGNRFQNGDLLESGNYRVEVSKSGYETVSKNITISKDTKFIAKLVKSKVALTINPYPRDSQVYIMKIKPKYRDGILLERGKYKIKVKRSGYYTKLVTVDLQSDSSFDVSLDKIGGTSSGYVSQSSKAKKGEWDKRIFKGKRSYSKFSRNLVKDNYTNLVWTKKSSSNQMNWKSAKRYCQNLSIDGYSDFRLPTIEELYYLADRSKRDPAIDSNFFNLKSDWHWSQTIIKSNSSNSWSVYFNNGNDYLEFQTYNRFAVCVRDLK; encoded by the coding sequence ATGAGAATTTTTCTCTTAACTATTTTAGTTTTTTCATCACTTTTTTCACTTGACCGTGCGATGAGGTTGAAAATGAAAGCTGAGCCAAAAGTGGCACTCGTTGTTGGAAACAGTTCCTATTCCAAAAGCAACTATTTTGACAAGCTCAAAAATCCGATAAATGATGTCAAAAAAGTTGCAAAAAAACTACGAGCTTTAGACTTCACAGTTATCGAGGCACACAATATTTCAGATTTGGAATTGCAAGAGAAACTAGGAAAATTCTATTCACTTCTTCGTTCTCAAAAAGAGGGTGTCGGACTCTTCTATTTTGCAGGACACGGAATTGAAGTGAATGGAATCAACTATCTAATTCCAAATGATATTTCAGTTTCTGATGAAAAATATGTTCCGTATCGTTCAACTCCACTCAACCCAATTATCGAATCGATGAATGAGACAGGAAAACGGCTAAATATTGCCGTGATTGATGCTTGTCGGGAAAATCCATACAGATCAACTCGAAACAAAAAGAGAGGTGGATTAGCCTCTTTTTCAGCTTCTGGAACTTTCATAGCCTATTCTGCCGAGAGTGGAAAAGTTGCACACGATGGAGATGGAAAACTTTCACCATTTGCTGATGCTTTTGTCAAAAATATTGAGACTCCACAAACAATCGAACGATTTTTCAAAGCAGTTCGGAAAGATGTTTATCAAAAAACAGATGGAAAGCAGACACCCGTAACACACAATTTAATTCGGGGTGATTTCTATTTCAAGTTGCCGAGTGAAGAGGAGCTTATTTCTGCTGGTGGAGTTTCAGGAAAAACAACTTTTACAGCTTCAAATGAGGAACGAGATGAATTTTTCTTGACAGTTTCTAGCAATGTTTCAGGTTTCCAAATTCGAGTTGATGGAAATCGTTTCCAAAATGGTGATCTTTTAGAAAGTGGAAATTATCGGGTGGAAGTCTCAAAATCTGGATACGAAACAGTTTCAAAAAATATCACAATTTCCAAAGATACAAAATTCATAGCAAAACTTGTAAAATCAAAAGTAGCTTTAACAATAAATCCCTATCCAAGAGATAGCCAAGTTTATATTATGAAAATCAAACCAAAATATCGAGATGGAATTTTGCTTGAAAGAGGAAAATACAAAATCAAGGTGAAACGGTCTGGCTACTACACAAAATTGGTTACAGTTGATTTACAAAGTGATAGCTCTTTTGATGTTTCACTTGACAAAATTGGAGGCACTTCTTCTGGTTATGTTTCTCAAAGTTCAAAAGCAAAAAAAGGTGAGTGGGACAAACGGATTTTCAAAGGAAAAAGAAGCTATTCAAAATTTTCAAGAAATCTTGTCAAAGACAACTACACAAATCTTGTTTGGACAAAAAAGAGTTCTTCAAATCAAATGAATTGGAAGAGTGCCAAAAGATATTGTCAAAATTTATCAATTGATGGATATTCAGATTTTCGACTTCCAACAATTGAAGAGCTTTATTATCTTGCGGATCGTTCAAAAAGAGATCCTGCAATTGACTCAAACTTTTTCAACTTGAAAAGCGATTGGCATTGGTCACAAACCATAATAAAAAGTAATAGTTCCAACTCTTGGAGTGTCTATTTCAACAATGGGAACGACTATTTGGAATTTCAGACATACAATCGCTTTGCTGTTTGTGTCCGTGACTTGAAATGA
- a CDS encoding anthranilate/para-aminobenzoate synthase component I (PFAM: chorismate binding enzyme), with protein sequence MSFEYANKLGKEGIPFIIIVSYDKSEVFVSPLSELKNHDIEFFISQNNLKQREIEHKIFSPDFSEYKERFEKIITGIKRGHTYVSNLTEESRVEIDSNLREIFEFSKAKYRIRFGDKFVSYSPETFIKIKSGKIETYPMKGTLDGSIENGEEILLKNEKEFAEHVMIVDLLRNDLNMVSKNVRVEKFREIEKIVSGNKSLYQMSSKIIGELEIGWESRIGTILEKILPAGSITGTPKVKTLEIIDEVENHKRNFFTGVFGVFDGKEFDSGVMIRYLEKRNGEFFYKSGGGITLDSKAEDEFDEVLKKIYLW encoded by the coding sequence TTGAGTTTTGAGTATGCAAATAAGCTTGGAAAAGAAGGAATTCCATTTATAATTATCGTGTCCTACGACAAGAGTGAAGTTTTTGTTTCACCACTTTCTGAATTAAAAAATCACGATATTGAGTTTTTTATTTCTCAAAATAATCTTAAACAGAGAGAAATTGAACATAAAATTTTCTCACCAGATTTCTCAGAATACAAAGAAAGATTTGAAAAAATTATCACTGGAATCAAACGGGGACACACATATGTTTCAAATTTGACAGAAGAGAGTCGAGTAGAAATTGATAGTAATTTGAGAGAGATTTTTGAGTTCTCAAAGGCAAAATATAGAATTCGTTTTGGTGATAAATTTGTATCTTATTCGCCAGAGACATTTATAAAAATAAAAAGTGGAAAAATAGAGACTTATCCCATGAAAGGGACACTTGACGGTTCGATAGAAAATGGTGAAGAGATTCTGCTGAAAAATGAGAAAGAGTTTGCCGAACATGTGATGATTGTTGATTTACTGAGAAATGATTTAAATATGGTCTCAAAAAATGTCAGAGTTGAAAAATTTCGTGAAATTGAAAAAATCGTTTCAGGAAATAAGTCGCTCTATCAAATGAGTTCAAAAATAATTGGTGAATTGGAAATCGGTTGGGAAAGCAGAATTGGAACAATTTTAGAAAAAATCCTACCAGCAGGAAGTATAACTGGAACACCGAAAGTCAAAACACTAGAAATTATCGATGAGGTCGAAAACCATAAACGAAATTTTTTCACTGGAGTTTTTGGAGTTTTTGATGGAAAAGAGTTTGACAGCGGTGTTATGATTCGTTATCTTGAAAAACGAAACGGAGAATTTTTCTATAAAAGCGGTGGCGGAATCACACTCGATAGCAAAGCAGAAGATGAGTTTGATGAAGTTCTAAAAAAAATATATCTCTGGTAA
- a CDS encoding ABC-type transport system involved in resistance to organic solvents, periplasmic component (PFAM: mce related protein~TIGRFAM: virulence factor Mce family protein) has translation MSAEAKVGFFVVVGAVMLFLLTTQVNTFKNMNEEGYIVEAYLKDSTGLGKNTKVKMNGIDIGWIESLKMESDFVSVKMFIKSVYKIPDDSEIILVQENLLGSKIVLIQRGASQMTLKEGGIIKKFQTYSSFEETSNSIYKTSEEFRTLAKELRDTVNQESRKDFSDAISNLNLLLLEIREIVAENRNGIRNSVENIEITTARLPEVVDALEKTLQKYEKVGQTLDVEIADISTQAQSLIRELNSTVAENREPIKNTLTSVDGFFSKGQESIDKIDKIIESISEAELQFAMRSEFNSYDSSYSSYVDIAYLPNPETYYLFGLTATKDRSVEDSGNIHESSKTLFSVMYGKRYSDWLFRAGLIESQGGIGIDKFLMNDNLKISAELFDFNAVNNLANERANLRTTMRYRIYDHLDLFVGGTNLLNEQRGLTFGLGFYFIDNDLKSMVGLAGTRF, from the coding sequence ATGAGTGCAGAGGCAAAAGTAGGTTTTTTTGTCGTTGTTGGAGCTGTTATGCTATTTTTACTAACGACACAAGTGAATACTTTTAAAAACATGAATGAAGAGGGCTACATTGTAGAGGCTTATTTAAAAGATTCGACGGGTTTAGGGAAAAACACAAAAGTTAAAATGAACGGTATCGACATCGGCTGGATTGAATCGCTTAAAATGGAATCTGATTTTGTTTCAGTGAAGATGTTTATCAAGAGTGTTTATAAAATTCCAGATGATTCTGAAATTATTCTTGTTCAAGAAAACCTACTCGGTAGTAAGATTGTTTTGATTCAAAGAGGAGCTAGTCAAATGACTCTAAAAGAGGGTGGGATTATTAAAAAATTCCAAACTTACTCCTCTTTTGAAGAGACAAGTAACTCTATTTACAAAACATCTGAGGAGTTTAGAACACTTGCAAAAGAGTTAAGAGATACGGTAAATCAAGAGAGTCGAAAAGATTTTTCTGATGCGATTAGCAATTTAAATCTACTTCTTCTTGAGATTCGTGAAATTGTTGCTGAAAACAGAAATGGAATAAGAAATAGTGTTGAAAACATAGAGATTACAACCGCAAGACTTCCTGAAGTAGTTGATGCACTTGAAAAGACTCTACAAAAATATGAGAAAGTTGGTCAAACTCTTGATGTAGAAATTGCTGATATTTCAACACAGGCACAGAGTCTAATTCGGGAATTAAATTCAACAGTTGCGGAAAATCGAGAACCGATTAAAAATACACTGACATCAGTTGATGGATTTTTCTCAAAAGGTCAAGAGTCGATAGACAAAATTGACAAAATTATAGAATCTATTTCAGAAGCGGAACTACAATTTGCGATGAGGTCAGAATTCAACAGTTATGATAGCTCTTACTCTAGCTATGTAGATATTGCATATTTGCCAAATCCAGAAACTTATTATCTTTTTGGACTTACAGCAACAAAAGATCGTTCAGTTGAAGACAGCGGAAATATTCATGAAAGTAGCAAAACTCTATTTTCTGTAATGTATGGAAAAAGATATTCTGATTGGCTTTTCCGAGCTGGACTTATTGAGAGTCAAGGTGGAATTGGTATTGATAAATTTTTAATGAATGACAATTTAAAAATCTCCGCAGAGCTTTTTGACTTTAATGCCGTTAATAACCTAGCAAATGAGAGAGCAAATTTACGAACAACAATGCGATACAGAATTTATGATCACCTCGACCTTTTTGTTGGTGGAACAAATCTCTTAAATGAACAGAGAGGCTTGACTTTTGGACTCGGATTCTACTTTATAGACAACGATTTAAAATCAATGGTTGGATTAGCAGGAACAAGATTTTAG
- a CDS encoding ABC-type Mn2+/Zn2+ transport system, permease component (PFAM: ABC 3 transport family) encodes MVEIFQYEFMQRAFIVGGIIGFVAPFLGIFIVLNRYSMLADTLAHISLLGVASGIAIGVSPTATTLFAVLSLSIFIEYLRTRYQFYSDSLLSLFLSVSLSLSIVIVSLSDNFNVSLLSYLFGSILTLKESDIWIVGITGFGIISFMLFRVHHLLSLTFDSEIAKVSGVKVAILNFSFLSLVAILIAFSINIIGSLLIGAMIVIPVVSALQYRQGFFATLLIAIIFSIFSVFLGLIISFFFSIPSGATIVLNSAIIFLISLLINRKR; translated from the coding sequence TTGGTAGAAATTTTTCAATACGAATTTATGCAACGAGCATTTATCGTTGGCGGAATAATTGGATTTGTCGCACCGTTTCTCGGAATTTTCATAGTTTTAAACCGATACTCGATGTTGGCAGATACACTCGCACACATATCACTTCTTGGTGTCGCTTCTGGAATTGCAATTGGAGTTTCACCAACAGCAACAACACTTTTTGCTGTTTTATCGCTCTCAATTTTTATCGAGTATTTAAGAACTAGATACCAATTCTATTCAGATTCTCTGCTTTCACTTTTTCTGTCAGTTTCACTTTCACTCTCAATTGTGATTGTGAGCCTAAGCGACAATTTTAATGTTTCACTACTTTCGTATCTTTTTGGATCAATTCTAACATTGAAAGAGAGTGATATTTGGATAGTCGGAATAACAGGATTTGGGATTATATCTTTTATGCTTTTCCGAGTTCACCACTTGCTATCTTTGACTTTTGATAGTGAAATTGCAAAAGTTAGCGGAGTGAAAGTAGCGATTTTAAATTTCTCTTTTCTTTCGCTTGTTGCAATTCTCATAGCATTCAGTATAAATATAATTGGTTCGCTTCTTATTGGAGCAATGATTGTTATTCCTGTTGTTTCTGCTCTGCAATATCGACAAGGTTTTTTTGCAACACTCTTAATTGCAATAATTTTTTCAATTTTTTCAGTTTTTCTTGGCTTGATAATCTCTTTTTTCTTCTCAATTCCTAGCGGTGCAACAATTGTTTTAAACTCAGCAATAATTTTTCTTATTTCACTTTTGATAAATCGAAAAAGGTAA